Genomic DNA from Paenibacillus donghaensis:
ACTCGAAAGGGACTTCATCCGGCAGCTTGCTCGCTGTGTGGGCTGTAGTCACAGAGTATTCTGCAAACCCGCCATCCAGATTATTAATGCTGCGAAGATAGTACACACGGTCTCCAATGTTGAAATTATTCACGCTGCTGCCAACGGCATCTACCGTCCCGGCAATTTCTAATCCTAGAACGCGTTTTCTCTCAGACTCCAGCCCTGCATATTCAGCCACTTGGTAATCCGAAGGGTTCAAGCCTGCTGCATAGACCTTCACTCTAATCTCATTATCGTTTGGTTCTGGCATCTCCCTGTTCGTAACCACAGTAAGGCTGTCCAGTTCCCCTGGTTTTTCAAGAATAAGTGCTTTCATAAGAATTTCCCTCCCAGATTTAATTGACAATATTCTATAAATAACATACATTCGAACTGCCATTACAATTGTAACACCACGCCAGACAGGGTCAATGCTTGATAGAACGGGCTAAACAAAGAAGGGGGAATTGTAATGTCTGAGGAAGAGGTTGCGGAATTTCAACGTTTAGAAGGACTCAGGTTGTCTAATGAGGAATCGAATCGAATCACTAGATCAAGTATTGAAGCTGCTCTGGTGCTGCTGATGAAGGATCAGGCTTTTGAAGATATATCAATTACAGGTATTGTTAAACGAGCCGGGGTGTCCCGCACCGCATACTACCGAAATTACAAATCCAAAGAAGATATTCTACAGAGTACGCTGAAGGAGATTGTAGATAAAATCGTTACTGCGATGAATCTGCATCATCCCATTAGAAACTCATATGATTATTGGCTTGCCTTATTTCAAACTTTAGAACAACATATGGACTGCTTACGCATTATCCTAAAAGTTAACATGGCTGATACTATTCTTAACGAAATGCAAAACGCACAGTTAAATACAACAACAGAAGCAAGCTTACTTACTAACTACGCTACTTACTTCTGGAGCGGTGCTATCTACAGTGTAGCTGCTAATTGGATTAGAGGCGGCGCAAAGCAGACCGCTGCCGAAATGGCAACGGTCTGCTACAAAATTATCGAAGCGGTAGATGGTGATTATTGTGGTTCATAGAGGAATAATTACTTGACAAGTAAACATGAATTAAGTAAAAGAGGGAGTCTAGAATATACAAGTAAGGGAGGTTATGGAACTATTGCCCAGTCTTACACAACATTGCTGAAGTTGAAAAGGTTCTTTCTATGAACCAGAGTTTCAAAGAAGCGGCCTTGCAATACACATGCTATATCAAAGCTTCAAGACACAACGCCTCCTGTTTAAATTAATTAACTTAACTATATTATAGAAAAACTTCACTGGCCAAACATAAAATCACGATTCACATCAATAATTAAACAAAAAAAACAGTAGTAGCAAGGGTTCTTGCTACTACTGGTTCTTGAATTAGTCTCAAACATATCTGAAAAAAAGTCTCAATTATCAATCAAAGTGTCTCAGTTATACTTGTTACTATAAATGAGCAAATTCGCTTCCAGTAAACTGTAAAATCAAAAAGAATAGAGACAAAGTGCTCTCCTTGTGTTAAAAAGTAGTCACCACAACACACTTTTTAGCCGAAGGAGAACTCACAATGTCCCATACCGCCATCGTACCTGATCATCAAATGCTTCGCAACTATTTATTGCAGCACCGGTTGCCTTTATATTTCTCTAAACCCGTGATGAATCATATCCTATCTTACATGGCAGCAGCAACGTCCAAAGGATTTCGGGGTAAGGTCGTAGATCTAGCCGATTATAGCCCGTGTCACCGCACTGCTCTCGGGCACTTTTTGACTCACGGGCACTGGGACGAAAGGATTCTTCAACATAAAGTGAAGCAAGAATCTATTCGTCATGTACTCCGCGAGTCCACACAAACGGCGGAGCCTCTATTTGTGATTCATGATGATTCGATTTGCAAGAAGACCAAGCCTTCGTCACAGGCCAAGTCTCCCATCGAACAGACTGGATATCATCATTCGCATCTCGAAGGTAAAACCGTCTGGGGCCATCAGGTTCAGGCCACTATCGTACAATGTGGTGCAGCGGCATTGATTCATTCTATAGATCTATACGACAGAAAAAAAGTTCATCCGGATGGCTCCGTCTATACTAAAATCGATCATGTGTGTGACATGGCTGCGACGATGCCTTTGCCTCCATATGGGGGATATGCGCTTGTCGATTCCTGGTTTACTTGCTCCCGGATCATTGACAGCTACGCGACTGCAGGATACCACCTGATTGGCGCTTTAAAAACCAATCGTATTCTCTATCCGCAAGGCATCCGGATCTCGGTTCAGCATTTTGCCGCGCATGTGTCCAAAAAAGACGTTCACCTCGTGACCGTGAATGGTTCTTCGTACTGGACGTACCGATATGAGGGAGCCTTAAACGACATCCCGAATGCAGTCGTACTTCTCTGTTGGCCTGAGCAAGCCTTTGGTCAGCCGAAAGCTTTACGCGCCTTTTTGTGCACGAATGTGTCTTTAGAGACAGAGACGATTTGTACGTATTACAGCAAAAGATGGCCGATTGAAATCTTCTTTAGACAATCCAAAGGTAATTTAGGATTCGAGACGTATCAAGTTCGCTCGGCCACTGCGTTTATTCGTCTATGGGCACTACTCGCCTGGACACATTTGTTCTGTACCGTGGGGCTTGAACAGCCTTGTTCCTTTGGCGATGGGCTACGCACCGTTCGCAAGCAAGTCAAACAAGATATCGCCCAGTTTATCTATGACTGCGGCCGAAAGAACATTCCTTTTCAAGTGATTCAAAAACGATTAAAATTAGCATGATCTTTGATTTGGAATTTTTTGTATCCGTTTTTGCTCATTTATAGCTTGTTACTCACAACATGTGTGAGTTGTATTTCATCTTGTCACTAAAAAGGGCTGTTTTCGGCGATTCTGTAACGTAATTTTGGCACGGTTTGTACGTACTCTTGGCACAAACCAGAAATCCCTGTAACGTTAGATGGCACAAATCGTTCATAAAAATCCAATAGTAATTTATGTGTTACTATTTTGATTTTCGCTTGGTACTACGCTTTTTAAAATACGTATTACCAAGCTTATTAATATATTATTGGCCTGTTCTGAGCCACCTGAAGGCTATGCTCGCTGGACCGTTGGTCTGTTGACGCACCGAGTCATCGAACTAAATATCATGGAATCGGTGGGACGAGAGACCATTCGAGCTACTTTAAAAAAACGAAACTTAAGCCTCACTTAAAGAAACAATGATGCATCCCCCCAAAATCGAGCGCCGAATTTGTTGCTCGAATCGAGGACGTTTTGGAGACCTATGCCTTGCCTTACGATCCTGAAATTCCGCTGATCTGTATGGACGAACAGCCATTTCAGCTTCTGGACGATTAAACCTGGGAAAGTGCAGCGCGAAGATTATGAATACGTGCGAAAGGGAACCTGTAGTGTGTTTTTGTTTACGTAACCGTTAACCGAATGGCGTCACGTACAGGCCAGCGAAAGACGAACCAAAGTCGATTGGGCACTTCAAATTCAGAAATTACTGGACGCTCACTATCCAGACGCGAAACGTGTTCGGCTCGTGATGGACAACTTGAACACGCACACGATCTCTTCGTTGTATGAATCCTTTCCGTCAGAACAGGCCTTATCTTTAGCGAAACGCCTAGAAATCCACTACACTCCCAAGCATGAGAGCTGGTTAAACATGGCGAAATTGAACTGAGCTCGATGACGATCCAATATCTGGATCGGCGCATTGGCTCTATTGAACAATTGCAACGCGAAATCACGGCATGGGAAATCGACCGGAATCAGGCACAAAAATCCGTGGAGTGGCACTTCACCACCCCAATGGCCAGAGGGAAATTGAAACATTTTTATCCTGAAATTTGATGCGGTCAAGGTACTAGGCTGAATGTTTGGCAAGCTCCCATATGTTCATTATTTGCGTAATGGCCTGATCGATCGTTGCAAAAGGGACTCCATCCCGAGCTTGTGTAGATATGCCATGCATAAATGTATCAAAGACAGTGGTCAACATTGAGACATCTATGGACGAAGGCATTTCACCATTTTCTACGGCACGCTGAATACAATCATGCAGATTGCTGCGAGTTTTCTTTCTTTTTCCAGCTACAATTTCTCGAATATTATTGTTTTTGGAAGAGCATGTGCTAGCTGACAGCACAATCAAACACCCATTCGGATGGTCACAATCCGTTTGCATTTTTGCGGTACGTCGTAATGCAGTTTCAATGGCTTCGCGTGGATTCAGCGTGAGATCCGTAAGACATTCCGTGACTCGTCCGAAAGTAACCATATATTGTTCAACTGCTTCTTTAAATAGAGCTTCTTTGGAATCGAAGGCCGCATAGAAGCTGGCTGCTGAAATATTACCCATAGCCGCTCGAAGCTGCAGTAACGAGGTCGCTTCGAATCCCTGCTCCCAAAAGAGCATCATCGCCTGCAGTAGTGCTTCATCCCGATCGAAAATACGCGGTCGTCCAGTTCTTGCCATAAGAGATTCCTCCTTACTTTTCTTAATTATATACTAATCGATCCAAAAGTAATTGACAAGCTGTGTGAATTCAAATACCATAAGGAATGATCGATCCACAATTCGATTAACTATCTTATATTAGTTGAAAAGGAGCTGCACAGATGTCTAAGTTATCTACTAATCGTTTCCCGTGGCTGGGATTGTTAGCCCTTGCTATGAATGGATTTATTGCCATTATGACTGAGACCCTGCCTGCGGGATTATTGCCGCAAATCAAAGAAGGGCTACAGGTGTCGGAAGCTTTGGCCGGGCAACTTGTCACCTTGTACGCCGTTGGTTCGCTGGTTGCTGCCATACCCGTTGCTGTACTTACTGGGGGATGGCGTCGTCGTCCACTTTTGCTTCTTTCGATTATCGGTTTTCTTATCTTCAACACCATTACAGCTCTTTCAACAAATTATGGATTAACACTTGTCGTTCGTTTCTTTGCCGGGGTTTCTGCTGGGGTATCATGGGGATTAATTGCTAGTTATGCACTACGTATGGTCCCTGATCATCTTAAAGGTAGAGGTATGGCAGTGGCCATGATTGGAACACCTATTGCCTTATCCTTTGGAGTTCCTGCCGGTACGTTGATCGGTTCCTTTATGGGCTGGCGTTCAGCGTTCTGGTTGATGTCCTTGCTGGCGTTCGTTCTCATTTTCTGGGTACTCTGGAAAGTACCTGATTTTCCGGGTCAGGCGGCTGATAAACGCAACTCCGCGGTCAAAGTTTTACGCACACCTGGAATTATTCCCATTCTGATTGTCGTATTCACCTGGATGCTGGCTCATAATATTTTGTACACCTTTATCGCTCCTTTCCTAAAGGATCAAGGGCTTGAATCCTATGTTGGACTGATTCTACTTGTTTTTGGAGTTATGGCACTCGTGGGCATCTGGATCATTGGCGTTTTAATTGATCGTTGGTTGCGACCGCTAGTTCTCATTAGTCTTACCGGATTTGCTTTACTCTCACTTGTTTTAGGGATTTGGAGTGAGCATGGCACGATTGTCTTCATTTCTGTTGCGCTATGGGGGCTCACATTTGGTGGTGCGGCAACTTTGCTGCAGACAGCACTTGCTCAGGCAGCGGGGGAACAAGGTGTGGATTTGGTCATGCCAATCAATACAACGGTGTGGAATCTGGCTATTGCCGGAGGCGGGGTATTCGGAGGAGTCCTTCTGAATCAATGGGGAACCCGTTCCTTCCCTTGGGCACTCCTGCTACTCTTGCTTGTTGCTCTATTGGTTGCATGGCGCGCTAAAACGCATGGATTCCGTTCATCTCAATTGTAAACACATTGCAACAACTTAACGCCCTGTTGATCTCCTCATTATTTCATTAACGTACTCAATAGTGGATGTGAGATCGAAGAACTGCAGGAAAGAGAAGCAGAGCGTCTGAAGAAGCTCATCTGATGTATTCGATCATTGCCATTGAAATTCTGTCCCTTACCTATCTCGCTCGGGAAACGCCGGATGCGTCTTGTGCGCTCTTTTTCAAACAAGAGGAATGGCAGGTATTACATCGCATTGCCAATCGTACAACCGTTGTCCCGGATGTGAGTCCGACGATTCATGAAGCGGTTGCCTGTCTCGCCAAGCTTGGCGGCTTCTTGGGTCGTAAGAGTGACGGCGAACCGGGCGTTAAGGTTATTTGGAAAGGACTTCGGGAACTAAGAATCGTTTTCGAAAATTGGCACAGCATTTAGCGTTCTTTCTATAATTTAATAATTCTCATCAGTAGTGTAATTATGAACATCTAATTAGTTATAAACATCAAAAAAGACCTGATCAATGAAGCCCAGTGATCAGGTCTTTTCGATTTTTCACCAAAGGAAACATTATAAGAATTCAGCCCATCTTAATAATAAAACTTGAGGACTCTTTTTCTTCAGTGCTGATGAAGATCGCAATCAAGATTATTGGACCTATTTGTCGAAATTTTAGATTTATCAAGATTTTTATAGAGATCTGACCTGCTTAAGTAGAGTTATTGCGTGATAAAATGACTCCAGATCACTAAGGCTGCCTTGAGAAACACCGATTTTATTAGCAAAATCCGTTTGATTAAGATTATGTATTTTTCGTAGTTGTTTAATATTTGTCCCAATTGTGTTAATCATAACCGCCTCCACACTACGATTTGTGCCAACAAACGTTCCACGAGCTTTTGTACCCAAAATCATTTTTGGTCATTCAGAGCAACTTTGATAATGCCCAGTCACATTTTTAAAAAAGCCCTGATAAATCAAGGGTTTCTTGACCATCAGGACTGAAATACTTGTGCCAAAAATCGTTACAAACCTATGCCAAACTACGTTACAAACGGTGACAAGATGAATTACAACTCACAACATGACACTCACAGTTTAGTTACATCCCCCGCTGCCGCATCCCCTCAAACAGCAGGATCGTCGCCGCCATCGCCGCGTTCAGCGACTCGGCGCGGCCGGCCATCGGGATCAGGATACTCTTGTCGACCAGCTGCGCGGTCGCCGGCGAGATCCCCTGGCCCTCGCTGCCGATCAGCAGCCACTGGCTGCCGCGGAAATCATGCGCATAGCAGGACTCTGCGCCCTGCAGCGAAGTGCTGACCAGCAGCGCGCCCCGCTCGCGCGCCTGCGGCAAGATCTCACCCAGATCTCCCTCCACTACCGGGAGATGGAACAGCGAGCCCATCGTGGAGCGGATGGTCTTCGGATTGTACACGTCCGCGCAGCCTTGGCCGAGGATGACCCCGTCCGCGCCTGCCGCATCGGCGCTGCGAATGATCGTGCCCACGTTGCCGGGGTCCTGGACCCCGTCCAGCACGATCACGAAGCTGTCCGGCTTCGCCAGAACAGCCTCCACCCCGCGCAGCTCCTTGCGCACAATCGCGAACACGGGCTGCGGGGTGTTGGTAGTGCTGCATTTGGCGATGATGGCCGCTGACACGCCAATCACCTCCATGCCCTGCACCGCCTGCAGCAGCCCTTTCAGCTCTGCAGGCATACCCTTGTCGAGGTCATAGGCCAGGCACTCGACATCAGCTTCCGCCTGGAGCGCCTCCTGGACCAAATGGACACCCTCGACGATATATTTCCCGGACCTGTCGCGGTGTTTTTTCTCCTGCAGCCCGGCCCATTCCTTTACCCGCGTATTTTGCAGTGACATAATTTCCATAACGTACACGTACCCCTCTGTTCTTGTTGTGAAGCTTCCTTGTTAAGGTCCCTCTGCTCTGCCAGACCTACGTATAAGCCAGCTCCAACCTCGTAAGGTTGTCCTTGCGGCCGACGATAACCAGTACGTCCCCGTCTACCAGTCGATCCTCGGCACGTGGAGAGATATTCATCTCTTCCCCTTGGCGGATCGCCATCACGTTACAGCCATATTTGGCGCGGATGTCCAGCTCCTGCAGATTTTTGCCCAGCATTGAACCGGATACCTTCATATCCAGAATACTGTAATCCGGCGACAGCT
This window encodes:
- a CDS encoding TetR/AcrR family transcriptional regulator — its product is MSEEEVAEFQRLEGLRLSNEESNRITRSSIEAALVLLMKDQAFEDISITGIVKRAGVSRTAYYRNYKSKEDILQSTLKEIVDKIVTAMNLHHPIRNSYDYWLALFQTLEQHMDCLRIILKVNMADTILNEMQNAQLNTTTEASLLTNYATYFWSGAIYSVAANWIRGGAKQTAAEMATVCYKIIEAVDGDYCGS
- a CDS encoding IS701 family transposase codes for the protein MSHTAIVPDHQMLRNYLLQHRLPLYFSKPVMNHILSYMAAATSKGFRGKVVDLADYSPCHRTALGHFLTHGHWDERILQHKVKQESIRHVLRESTQTAEPLFVIHDDSICKKTKPSSQAKSPIEQTGYHHSHLEGKTVWGHQVQATIVQCGAAALIHSIDLYDRKKVHPDGSVYTKIDHVCDMAATMPLPPYGGYALVDSWFTCSRIIDSYATAGYHLIGALKTNRILYPQGIRISVQHFAAHVSKKDVHLVTVNGSSYWTYRYEGALNDIPNAVVLLCWPEQAFGQPKALRAFLCTNVSLETETICTYYSKRWPIEIFFRQSKGNLGFETYQVRSATAFIRLWALLAWTHLFCTVGLEQPCSFGDGLRTVRKQVKQDIAQFIYDCGRKNIPFQVIQKRLKLA
- a CDS encoding TetR/AcrR family transcriptional regulator; this encodes MARTGRPRIFDRDEALLQAMMLFWEQGFEATSLLQLRAAMGNISAASFYAAFDSKEALFKEAVEQYMVTFGRVTECLTDLTLNPREAIETALRRTAKMQTDCDHPNGCLIVLSASTCSSKNNNIREIVAGKRKKTRSNLHDCIQRAVENGEMPSSIDVSMLTTVFDTFMHGISTQARDGVPFATIDQAITQIMNIWELAKHSA
- a CDS encoding MFS transporter; protein product: MSKLSTNRFPWLGLLALAMNGFIAIMTETLPAGLLPQIKEGLQVSEALAGQLVTLYAVGSLVAAIPVAVLTGGWRRRPLLLLSIIGFLIFNTITALSTNYGLTLVVRFFAGVSAGVSWGLIASYALRMVPDHLKGRGMAVAMIGTPIALSFGVPAGTLIGSFMGWRSAFWLMSLLAFVLIFWVLWKVPDFPGQAADKRNSAVKVLRTPGIIPILIVVFTWMLAHNILYTFIAPFLKDQGLESYVGLILLVFGVMALVGIWIIGVLIDRWLRPLVLISLTGFALLSLVLGIWSEHGTIVFISVALWGLTFGGAATLLQTALAQAAGEQGVDLVMPINTTVWNLAIAGGGVFGGVLLNQWGTRSFPWALLLLLLVALLVAWRAKTHGFRSSQL
- a CDS encoding IS4 family transposase, whose amino-acid sequence is MYSIIAIEILSLTYLARETPDASCALFFKQEEWQVLHRIANRTTVVPDVSPTIHEAVACLAKLGGFLGRKSDGEPGVKVIWKGLRELRIVFENWHSI
- a CDS encoding helix-turn-helix transcriptional regulator; this encodes MILGTKARGTFVGTNRSVEAVMINTIGTNIKQLRKIHNLNQTDFANKIGVSQGSLSDLESFYHAITLLKQVRSL
- a CDS encoding TrmH family RNA methyltransferase — translated: MEIMSLQNTRVKEWAGLQEKKHRDRSGKYIVEGVHLVQEALQAEADVECLAYDLDKGMPAELKGLLQAVQGMEVIGVSAAIIAKCSTTNTPQPVFAIVRKELRGVEAVLAKPDSFVIVLDGVQDPGNVGTIIRSADAAGADGVILGQGCADVYNPKTIRSTMGSLFHLPVVEGDLGEILPQARERGALLVSTSLQGAESCYAHDFRGSQWLLIGSEGQGISPATAQLVDKSILIPMAGRAESLNAAMAATILLFEGMRQRGM